In Lineus longissimus chromosome 7, tnLinLong1.2, whole genome shotgun sequence, a genomic segment contains:
- the LOC135490692 gene encoding serine/threonine-protein kinase PAK 1-like, translating into MSKFIEKMKKKKKPRANSNTDSSPGSSIGAPYEFKHNLHVGFDAISGDFIDLPEPWTKWLGVSNITKAEQTENPDAVLNALKIFDKLDKSMKKKGTKYMVNQTICSNDDEDEYPHIAAAKPCDGDEAVGGSTNLPYADETVSETSDTNHNNDGVKDAINDLEKDVQHMKTQDEPEEKFERRQRKSTKKKMSEEEIMSALHAICDPGDPMEVYKVGKKVGSGASGTVHMATNLKTGEPVAIKMMDLKNQPKKELIITEIQVMKEHNHPNVVNYVNSYLVDDELWVVMEYLEGGALTDVVTETVMSEGLIAAVSKESLKALKFLHDRNIIHRDIKSDNVLLGMNGHVKLTDFGFCAQIASDASKRTTMVGTPYWMAPEVVGRKHYDKKVDIWSLGIMVMEMMDGEPPYMNETPLKALYLIATHGKPKVKDPEKYSEELLTFIDRCLEVSIEKRAGAAELLQHPFLLKASPLIKLKPLIEAAKEQVHNKD; encoded by the exons ATGTCAAAGTTCATagaaaaaatgaagaagaagaagaagcctaGAGCAAATAGTAACACCGATTCTTCCCCAGGATCGAGTATTGGTGCACCTTATGAGTTTAAACACAATCTCCATGTTGGGTTTGATGCGATATCCGgagattttattgatttaccaGAACCTTGGACAAAATGGTTGGGTGTTTCAAATATCAC AAAAGCAGAACAAACCGAAAACCCCGATGCCGTTTTAAATGCTTTGAAGATTTTCGACAAGTTGGACAAGTCTATGAAGAAGAAAGGGACCAAGTACATGGTGAATCAGACGATCTGTTccaatgatgatgaggatgaataCCCTCATATTGCAGCTGCTAAACCTTGTG ATGGTGATGAGGCAGTTGGAGGGTCCACAAATCTACCCTATGCTGATGAAACAGTATCAGAAACA TCGGACACAAACCACAATAACGACGGTGTGAAAGATGCTATCAACGATCTCGAGAAAGACGTCCAACATATGAAAACACAAGATGAACCAGAGGAAAAGTTCGAGAGACGACAACGGAAGTCAACGAAAAAGAAAATGTCGGAGGAGGAGATAATGTCTGCTTTACATGCGATTTGTGACCCTGGTGACCCAATGGAAGTGTACAAGGTTGGCAAGAAAGTTGGATCAGG AGCTTCAGGCACAGTCCACATGGCCACAAACCTGAAGACAGGTGAACCAGTTGCCATCAAAATGATGGACTTGAAGAACCAACCCAAGAAGGAACTCATCATCACAGAGATCCAGGTCATGAAAGAACACAACCACCCCAATGTTGTCAACTATGTAAATAGTTACCTTGTCGACGATGAGCTGTGGGTCGTTATGGAATACCTGGAAGGTGGCGCTCTCACAGATGTTGTGACCGAGACGGTGATGAGCGAAGGACTGATAGCTGCTGTTTCGAAAGAGTCCCTGAAGGCCCTGAAGTTTTTACACGATCGCAATATCATCCATCGTGATATAAAGAGCGATAACGTTCTCTTGGGAATGAACGGGCATGTTAAGTTGACAGACTTTGGCTTCTGTGCCCAGATTGCATCAGATGCAAGTAAACGAACCACAATGGTTGGAACGCCTTATTGGATGGCTCCTGAAGTCGTCGGGAG GAAACACTATGACAAGAAAGTAGACATTTGGAGTCTTGGCATTATGGTTATGGAGATGATGGATGGTGAGCCACCGTACATGAATGAGACACCACTTAAAGCCCTTTATCTTATTGCCACGCATGGAAAACCCAAAGTAAAGGATCCGGAGAAATATTCTGAGGAACTGTTGACATTTATCGATAGGTGTCTAGAAGTGAGCATTGAGAAACGTGCTGGTGCAGCGGAACTTTTACAGCACCCTTTCTTGTTGAAAGCATCCCCATTGATTAAATTGAAACCACTCATAGAAGCTGCAAAGGAGCAGGTGCATAACAAGGACTGA
- the LOC135490693 gene encoding testis-expressed protein 264 homolog: MTDVTLFVWGIIAILIIILLTLGFLLIYSGLFTSFDIGAGKPPVQNLYVGYKFGQGPYKECGALFTEAAACAPGSRCFGIYYDNPQEVEPDKTRYVIGAILAEGTEKSNEEVETLMKKRGFKFHNLPAVSSCVRTSFPYNTPLSVYMLVSRVYPAMARYVEEHRLCAHPFMEIYSDNTIHIMAPLAKQENFYVPEVQENDVNDDATTEYSNGSFGDSSVERQEFPFLNEQSRKDAPPTVQLPKEPKPTAVDADGDQVAQDESPVEPSPPVANGNDSGSEASTGTTSSFEQVNMDMEELKTPDVESKMEEEVVESEQLGTKEEVVAEKQTSAEPERQE; the protein is encoded by the exons ATGACTGATGTTACCCTGTTTGTTTGGGGCATTATTGCCATCCTGATCATCATACTGCTAACTTTAGGTTTTCTTCTAATCTATTCTGGCTTGTTCACAAGTTTTGATATCGGTGCGGGCAAGCCTCCGGTGCAAAATCTTTACGTCGGTTACAAGTTTGGACAGGGTCCTTATAAAGAGTGTGGGGCCCTGTTCACTGAGGCTGCGGCATGTGCACCGGGGTCAAGATGTTTTGGTATTTACTACGACAACCCACAAGAG GTTGAGCCTGACAAGACCCGGTATGTCATTGGTGCTATCTTGGCTGAGGGAACAGAAAAATCCAATGAAGAGGTGGAAACCCTGATGAAGAAGAGAGGCTTCAAGTTCCACAATCTTCCTGCCGTGTCAAGCTGTGTGAGGACATCGTTCCCGTATAACACACCTCTCTCTGTCTACATGCTTGTTTCAAGAGTTTATCCAGCAATGGCAAGATATGTTGAG GAACATCGACTCTGTGCTCATCCCTTCATGGAGATCTACTCCGACAATACCATTCACATCATGGCACCTTtggccaaacaggaaaatttCTATGTCCCAGAGGTCCAGGAGAATGATGTGAATGATGATGCTACAACAGAATATTCAAATGGGAGTTTTGGCGATTCAAGTGTTGAACGGCAAG AATTTCCATTTTTGAATGAGCAAAGTCGAAAGGATGCACCTCCAACAGTCCAGCTACCTAAGGAGCCAAAGCCAACTGCTGTTGATGCTGATGGGGACCAGGTTGCACAGGACGAAAGTCCAGTTGAACCTAGTCCACCAGTGGCAAATGGCAATGATTCAGGTTCAGAAGCAAGTACTGGGACAACGTCATCATTTGAGCAG GTGAATATGGACATGGAAGAATTGAAGACGCCAGATGTTGAATCAAAGATGGAGGAGGAAGTCGTGGAGAGCGAACAACTTGGAACAAAGGAGGAGGTGGTAGCGGAGAAGCAGACATCAGCTGAACCAGAGAGGCAGGAATAG